The Ranitomeya variabilis isolate aRanVar5 chromosome 7, aRanVar5.hap1, whole genome shotgun sequence genome includes a window with the following:
- the GULP1 gene encoding PTB domain-containing engulfment adapter protein 1 isoform X1, translating into MELRPTESNLTERETASDSELVIDPVGEGSEMAGPSGQAPSSNQPPPQPAAASSATQEANPEVEEGAQSSSPTLALDTSPQPTTRPNRGRRRRVASNPGTRRQVDTGMLDYLSRAAHDDGEEVYFRSLARYLRPIPRSLRLRTRGCLQIVIDAATPPNNPTHVFNYLERWQISATNLLAVQDLPQEQTQTVAAPPLPRIAPQQQPGQNTQQHQNRPINEYPANAQSDHLNSHMFGGWVQHVSARHGHIGGYDQMGQYSTQDLMPFYPQHQVLPHTQVRNLQQHPTYISAIPQVDSLVGPPPRPSSAHAGHPPSPSPPPTYQNL; encoded by the exons atggagctcagacc AACAGAGTCAAATCtgacagaaagggagactgcatctgactcggagTTGGTGATTGACCCTGTTGGTGAAGGTtccgaaatggctggaccatcagggcaagcaccaagcagcaaccaaccaccaccacaaccagcagcagcgtcttctgccacacaggaggccaatccagaggttgaggaaggagcccagagcagcagtccaaccttggctctggatacatcaccacagcctactacaagaccaaaccgtggtcggcgcagaagggtggcttctaaccctggcaccaggaggcaagtggatacagggatgttggactatttgtccagggctgcacatgacgatggggaggaagtgtacttccgcagtcttgcccgctatttacgccccattccacgctcgctcaggctgcggaccagaggttgtctacaaattgtgattgatgcggcaacacccccaaacaacccgaCTCATGTGTTCAACTACCTCGAACGGTGGCAAATATCAGCTACAAACcttctggcggtgcaagacctCCCACAGGAACAAACCCAAACAGTCGCAGCACCACCCCTGCCACGTATAGCTCCACAACAACAGCCTGGCCAAAACACCCAACAACACCAAAACAGGCCAATTAATGAATATCCAGCAaatgcccaatctgaccacttgaacagtcacatgtttggaggctgggtccaacatgtgtctgctcgacatggccatattggggggtatgaccaaatgggtcaatacagtacacaggacttgATGCCCTTCTACCCTCAACATCAAGTTTTACCTCACACACAGGTTAGAAACTTGCAACAACACCCTacatatatatctgccataccacaggttgacagtctggttggtccaccacctaggccaagttccgcacatgctggacacccgccatcaccatcgccacccccaacctaccagaacctgtaa